Proteins from one Dysgonomonas sp. HDW5A genomic window:
- a CDS encoding pseudouridine synthase: MITDRDNESRDGYSSSNKPSLNKNNQSEAKKKRPRVGDTRPVINRDNNSDDRRSNYNNDDRRSNYNSGERRSNYSDDRRSNYNSDDRRSYNNDDRRSNYNSGERRSNYNSDDRRGGGSYRPNNQSRDNNRRPYDRDQRSGGSDQNRSKGPKQLFKPVKYKENLDPETPIRLNKYLANAGVCSRREADSFITAGVVRVNGELISELGAKVKRGDSVTFQDKPVRLESKVYVLLNKPKNTVTTSDDPQNRKTVMDLVKGACPERIYPVGRLDRNTTGVLLLTNDGDLASKLMHPKYVKKKIYQVKLDREVAIEDMQAIADGIMLDDGEIHADSIAYVGEDVLDEVGIEIHSGRNRIVRRIFEKLGYQVLKLDRVYFAGLTKKNVTRGRWRYLTESEVNMLRMGAFE; encoded by the coding sequence ATGATTACAGACAGAGATAATGAAAGCCGAGACGGTTACTCATCATCAAATAAGCCGTCTCTCAACAAGAACAATCAGAGTGAAGCGAAGAAAAAACGTCCTCGCGTAGGAGATACTCGCCCGGTGATCAACAGAGATAATAACTCTGATGACAGACGTAGTAACTATAACAATGACGACAGACGCAGCAATTACAATTCGGGGGAAAGAAGAAGTAATTATTCTGATGACAGGCGTAGCAACTACAACTCTGATGACAGACGTAGTTATAACAATGACGACAGACGCAGTAATTACAATTCAGGAGAAAGACGCAGCAATTACAATTCCGATGACAGACGTGGCGGAGGTTCGTATCGCCCCAACAATCAATCACGCGATAATAATCGCCGACCTTATGACAGAGATCAAAGATCGGGAGGTAGTGATCAAAACAGAAGTAAAGGACCTAAACAGCTATTTAAACCTGTTAAGTACAAAGAAAATCTAGATCCTGAAACTCCAATCCGTCTAAATAAATACTTGGCCAATGCAGGTGTATGTTCTCGACGCGAAGCCGATTCATTCATCACAGCCGGAGTAGTAAGAGTTAATGGAGAACTTATTTCGGAACTGGGAGCTAAGGTAAAAAGAGGTGACAGTGTAACTTTCCAAGACAAACCGGTACGTTTAGAAAGTAAAGTATATGTACTCCTAAACAAACCGAAAAATACGGTTACAACCTCAGACGATCCTCAAAATAGAAAGACTGTTATGGACTTAGTAAAAGGAGCTTGTCCTGAGCGTATCTATCCCGTAGGTCGTTTAGATAGAAACACTACCGGTGTACTATTGCTTACTAATGATGGAGATTTAGCTTCTAAGCTAATGCATCCTAAGTATGTAAAGAAGAAAATTTACCAAGTAAAACTGGATAGAGAAGTAGCTATTGAAGATATGCAAGCCATTGCCGATGGTATTATGCTTGATGATGGTGAAATTCATGCCGATTCAATTGCTTACGTTGGAGAAGACGTTCTTGACGAAGTAGGAATCGAAATCCATTCAGGAAGAAATCGTATTGTACGTCGCATATTCGAAAAGTTAGGATATCAGGTATTAAAATTAGATCGTGTATATTTTGCTGGTCTTACCAAGAAAAATGTTACTCGTGGCAGATGGAGATATTTAACTGAATCTGAAGTAAACATGCTTCGCATGGGTGCATTCGAATAA